AAGCAATTGAGCGCCGATTACCTGGTGGAAGCCATCTCTCTCATGTTGAGCTCCCAGGATCATACCACGAGGGAGCTCATGGAGCTGCGCAAGATCCTGGAAGGAGAGTGTGCGTACCTGGCGGCCCTCCGCCGCACAAACAGCGATCTGGCCTTGATGAAGCAGCAGCTGGACGAGCAGAAAATACAGGTGGAACAAGGGCACCTGGGCTATCACTCTGACATGGCCTTCCATTTTGCCATCTATAAGGCCACCGGAAACGCGATCATTTTCAAGCTGATGTCGACCCTGCGGGATACCATCCAGCATGCGCTGCAGGAAGTGCTGAAGGAACTGATGCAAATGGATCCCACCTTCCCCAAACAGCTTTACCTGGAGCATATGACTGTCTGCCAGGCGATTGAAAACGGGGATCCGGTGGCGGCGAGGGAAGCCATGCACAAGCACCTCGCCACGGCCCTCAAGGGCGTGATTGACCACAATTAACACCCCAACACCGGAACCAACTTCCTGAAAAAGGCGGCTTTAGCACCAAAGCCGCCTTTTTCAATCCTCACTATCCTTAAGACTTCAAGATCCAACCAGACAAAAGGGACGGCCTTTCTCCAAGCCGTCCCGTTCACGCCGGAGTACAACCCAGCATGTCCTGCAATTCCCGGTAGGTACGATATGCCTCATCGAAAAACTCCGCCAAATGCCCTTTATAGGCAGACAGTTTCTCGTCAATTTCTTCACCTTTGTAGCCTTCTTTTTCAAAAAAGATGATGGAACTCACCACTTCCAATAATCTTGGCTCTTTACTGTTTAAATAAGCAACCCTTAGCAAATAATCAATCCGGTCGGCATCAAATTGACTGGATATGATTGAGTTAAGTCCGTATAATGGTGTAAAATTGGTTTTCCAAAAGAGTTGAGCCATTAACAAATTCCTCAGTTAGAATAGAAGTGGAAAAACCAAAATTCTAAGAGGAGGAATTTGAATGGCTCAATACC
This portion of the Clostridia bacterium genome encodes:
- a CDS encoding FadR family transcriptional regulator; this translates as MVFQPIRTKKIYEEIIAQIKNLILEGKLRPGDKLMSERELAEQLQVGRSAVREAFRALEAMRIVEIKPGEGTYVKQLSADYLVEAISLMLSSQDHTTRELMELRKILEGECAYLAALRRTNSDLALMKQQLDEQKIQVEQGHLGYHSDMAFHFAIYKATGNAIIFKLMSTLRDTIQHALQEVLKELMQMDPTFPKQLYLEHMTVCQAIENGDPVAAREAMHKHLATALKGVIDHN